From Clostridia bacterium:
GGGCGTCCTCCGGGCCAACCATGCCGTTTCCGGAGGCCAGTACTGACCCGGCAAGGCCGAGCGTCCTGTCGCCTCGGGGCAACCGCCTTCCCGCCCGGGCAATCACGGAGGGCCGCATCCCGTTCAGCCTAGAGGTATCCCAACTGCCGGTCTATATCCAGTATGGCGCTGAGGATGCGGCCGCGCTCTTCGGCGGGAGCGCCCAGGTAGCGATCTACCAGGGTTTCGCGCTCCCGATGCAGCAGGCTGTTCTCCGCAGTTACGGAGGTCACGCCTACGTCTCCTCCTGTTTCCGGTACTCACGATATCAATTATTCCGCCCTTTGCGGCGGGGTATTCCCCTTAACCGGGTTACCGGTGACGGATCTCCCTTTCGTCCCGGCCCGGTCCCCCCTCGTACCGGTCGCTTCGCCGACCGAACAGCCTTGCGCTTCGGGCTCCGGCGGGCACACCGCTCAAGAACCCGAGGATTAATTGGTTGCATGGCTATGCTCCGAAGTGTATAATTATGCTAAACGGCAGCAGGGAGGACGGGCATGAGCAACAGGATCAGCGTCGCCGTTGCCGGGGCCACGGGTTACGCCGGCATAGAGCTGGTACGGTGGCTGCAGCAGCACCCGAAGGTCCGGGTAGGTGTGGTCAGTTCGCAGAGTTACGTCGGCCGGCCTCTATCCGAGGTTTATCCGCACCTGCTACCTTACACCGATCAGGTGTGCCGCGAGCAGGAGATAGAGTGTCTCTTGGAGGCAGAGGCGATTTTTCTCGCCCTTCCTGCCGGGCACGCCGGAGCGGTCGCCCAGGCGGCGGTGGCGGCGGGGCGGAAAGTAATCGACCTGGGAGCGGACCTGCGTTTGAAAGAAGCGGAGGCCTACCGGAGGTGGTACGGCCTGGAACCGCCCGCGGCCGAAGTGCTGGTGCAGGCGGTCTACGGCCTGCCCGAGATCAACCGGGAGCAGATAGCCTCGGCCTCGGTGGTGGCCAATCCGGGCTGTTATCCCACCGGCGCCCTCTTGGCCCTGGCACCGGTGGTCCGGGAAGGGTGGATAGAACCGGACAGCATCGTTATCGACGCCAAATCCGGGGTGACGGGCGCGGGAAGGAGCCTGAACCTGGCCACGCTTTACTGCGAGGTGAACGAGGGCCTGCACCCCTACCAGGTGGGCAACCACCGGCATACGCCGGAAATCGAGCAGGAACTGGCCCGGCTGGCCGGCGAAGAGATAAAGGTGACCTTCGTGCCGCACCTGGTGCCCATGAGCCGGGGTATCCTCAGTACCGTCTACGCCCGCCTCAAGCCCGGGATAAGTCTGGACCAGGTGCGCGC
This genomic window contains:
- the argC gene encoding N-acetyl-gamma-glutamyl-phosphate reductase encodes the protein MSNRISVAVAGATGYAGIELVRWLQQHPKVRVGVVSSQSYVGRPLSEVYPHLLPYTDQVCREQEIECLLEAEAIFLALPAGHAGAVAQAAVAAGRKVIDLGADLRLKEAEAYRRWYGLEPPAAEVLVQAVYGLPEINREQIASASVVANPGCYPTGALLALAPVVREGWIEPDSIVIDAKSGVTGAGRSLNLATLYCEVNEGLHPYQVGNHRHTPEIEQELARLAGEEIKVTFVPHLVPMSRGILSTVYARLKPGISLDQVRALYAETYRDEPFVHLLPPGTWPHTRWVYGSNHCFLALGEDSRTGRLILASAIDNLVKGAAGQAIQNLNLMFGWEEGTGLETPPLYP